In the Ignavibacteriales bacterium genome, AAGGAATTTATAATAGTGAAAATTGGTATAATTCATCACTTGATACCTTTAAAAGTTTAGAGCGTACCGGAATTGAATTTCATTTATCCGGAATGAACAATATTAGAAAAGCTAACGGTCCGGTTGTTTTTGTTGGAAATCATATGACAACTCTTGAAACTATGGTTCTCCCTTCAATCATTCGTCCTATCAAACAACTTGTTTATGTAATTAAAGAAGAGCTTAGCAGGTATCCGTTGTTTGGACCTATCGCACTTGCAAGAGATCCTATTTTAGTTGGAAGAGAAAATCCGCGCGAGGATTTGAAGATTGTACTCGAGGAAGGAAGTAAAAGACTTAAGGCAGGTAAATCAATAATAATTTTTCCTCAACGGACAAGATCGGCAGTTCTGGATCCGGCATTATTTAATTCACTTGGGAATAAATTAGCAAAGAGAAATAATGTTCCGGTTATTCCAATCGCACTTATTACAGATGCTTGGGGAAATGGAAAACATATTAAAGAGGTTGGTAAAATAGATCCTAACAAACCTGTTCACATGGCATTTGGTGAACCCATCTATATTACCGGTAACGGTGCAGAGGAACACCAACACATTATAGAATTTATTTCCGGAAAATTTAGAGAATGGGGAA is a window encoding:
- a CDS encoding lysophospholipid acyltransferase family protein; protein product: MQQEYIFRNRISDQDEYNTDPKLHRKKIFPSLYFFPNMLRILLYSNRHAKQGIYNSENWYNSSLDTFKSLERTGIEFHLSGMNNIRKANGPVVFVGNHMTTLETMVLPSIIRPIKQLVYVIKEELSRYPLFGPIALARDPILVGRENPREDLKIVLEEGSKRLKAGKSIIIFPQRTRSAVLDPALFNSLGNKLAKRNNVPVIPIALITDAWGNGKHIKEVGKIDPNKPVHMAFGEPIYITGNGAEEHQHIIEFISGKFREWGRPELVK